The Malus domestica chromosome 17, GDT2T_hap1 genome contains the following window.
actaaaaaaaataaagaataaaaaccCACCCGCCCCTTGTGTTTGGCTGTTGGGTTACTAAGAATATGACCAGTTTTGCCCACCACCGTTAAATTTTGATGGATGTCCATCGCCCCTCTACGAGCTTGTCACGtgtcatttttaaaaaaaaaattaatgaaaaatacttaaaatttttaagttttaacgaatgaatagtatcaggattgatttttttgtataaaaatatgtttttcgttaaaatgaacagtatcgggaacttttcgttaaagttccattttCTTTAATCATAGTTAAAagcacattaaaataaaaaatataaacagtTCTCGAAAGTTAATAGTGGGGAGATGAATTTCCCCCCAAGAATAAGAAGCAAAATTAACGAGAATTGTACGGCCCAAATAAATTTTAGATCAATGATATAATCTATGTGGGCCCAGCTCAATATCTAAGCCCTCCccagattgaattgaattttgtgACGAGAACGGAAAGGATAGGGACATTTCATCAATCAACAAACGATATAAAGTATGGACATATTAGGGTTTATGATTAAGAGTTCAGTCACCAATGCATTGGTATGTTGATAATTTTCATAAACAACCGTAGTGAATCAATCCTTACGTGATTACAACAGTGTACAAATCTACCACAAAAAACGAAAAACACAACGGCTTGTACTGAGAAGCACATAATGTTCTCGCCGAATAGTGAGATCACGTCAAAGTCATTGTTGATAGGCGAGACCACATCACTCATTAGGCGACACAACACTCTCTAAAAGCGGCACAAACAACAAATCAACACTAACCAAAACTAACTAATTCGAAAAAACCAACCGATTGACTATCTTCATAACTTGGGATTAGGATGCCATAGGGAAGACCGCCCGCGACCATGGAGGCAAATTGTCTGCCTTCCTGTTTGGGTGCCGTTCCCATCTCCTCCTATTTTATGCAgccacggttaagtcacgtcaacattttatattaatttttttatataaataataagacaaaaagtaataagaatgtaaaatattgacgtgacttaaccgtgactgcACAAATAAGAGAAGATGGAAATGGCACCCAAACAGGAGGGTAGACAGTCTGCCTTGCCGCGACCATACCTCTCCTAGTACGATCCGCAGCTACACGAGTCAAGCAAGGCGGAGCCCAGATTGGACCGAATTGAAGTGAAtctcttttttttgttataatttgGAACCAAATTAACAGGCAATTAATTTCATAGACAACAGATGTTGATAAAATTAATCAAACACAACGAACTCTTAAATCACAAAACAATTAACGTTTCGGCGGATCAAGAAAACGTAAATGTTGCAGATGTATAGCATGCAGAGCTAGCCCAAGTAGATGTGAACGCCGATAGCGATGAGGAATATGGTGATGAGTCCGAAGTAAATGATTGTGTGAACCAAGATGGAAACCCCGCTAGTCTGCATGTTGTTGAACTCCACCACCCGGCTGTTCCCGGGGAGCTGAAACAGAAGCCCCGGCGTCAACAACACGAACAGCACCACCGCTATCACCACCGGCCCCCAATCCGCCATTCCTCAACTAACTAATTTCACAGTAAGGTCGAGTTTCCGAGCAGATAGAATAATAAAGAAGATGATGACTCGTACGATGGAAGTGGAAATGAAAGGGCAACCGGAAGGAAGGAGCATAAAAGGAGAGAGTGATGGCGGTAAAGGGACAAAATGGGAATTAATGGAGACAAAGAAGTAGAGTGAGCCGGCCTCCACGACGAAGCAGAAGGTTAGAAACTTTGAAATCAGCAGACGGTAGTATCTTTGGACTCGGACGGCTTCCTTGCCGCATTGGACAGCATTACGTGTGCAGCATTACGTGGCACTTTTGTTTGAACCTTTGGAAGAATaaggatcctctccgaatctTCTTTGTTGAAATCCTGAGAATCCTGAGAATCATGTTcgttatcgtacatcgtacggtaAAAAATCATTATACGATGTACGATCAACAGACGTAATTAGAGAATCTCCTGAACcgcacaaagaggatcctcattccttTTGGAAAATATGGACGGCCGTCATTTGATCTTGGGCCTTGTTTCTTGCTCAAATTCACTTATTCTTGGGCCTAAGCACAGGCCCAATGAAGTAAATTCAATTGTGATCATAACATAAGCACAGGCACAAATtcacttcttcttttttgttacAAAAAACGAAAGCCTTCAAAATCCTCACTGTGTGAGGGCCGCCCTATCCAATCAACCCGGCGGATATCTTCTCCTAAAGTGAGCCCCATGTGGTCAAAATACGTTAATCAAACCCATATGATGGAGTCTATCACCAATATTGATCAAAACCGAGAACCCGTGTGCAACTTTTGGATGAAAATCTCGATTTTGATCAACATTGATACCAAGCTCCACCACTTGAGCATGATTTATTTTtagggaaaactaatgaaaaaggcttgaaaattttgagttttaatgataaggacaaaataaagagtagagtgaatagtatcaagattgactttttagtgtaaaaatttggtttttcgttaaagtgaacagtaccgggtgcttttcgttaaagttccattttttttaccacatggaTCACTGTGATAAATTCCTTGATGTATGCATTGTAGCTTTTCCCTGTAGAAACTGGCCAAAATCAAtgtctttccttttcctttagaAAGttaaaccaaacaagaaaagcaTTCCAAACATATGCAATTATGCATAACCCAACTACAACTTTACACTTCATTTTCCCACATTATTTTATGGCATTTCTGTAAAGACACTCCACCTTCATCGATCCCTAAAAGAGAAAGCGAAAAAAAGAGCTTCTTAAACGAACAATTATTGGAAGCTTAGGAAAGCAAACATCTTTGCTTTGATGCCCATAAAGCCATCCACCACCTTCTCCTAATACCTTTCCCCTCTTTTAAtctcactctcttctttctcacttAAGCTTAGCatccctctctccttcttcgCTAAGATATTAGGTTTCGTCCTTCTACTTATTCGGAAACATCACAACACTCTGTTTATCTGTTTCCAAATATAGAAGCCTCTAAGTTTTCTTACCTCTCCTTCAGGTTTCGTCCTTCTTCATATTCGGAAACATCGCAAACACTCTGTTTATCTATTTCCAAAGATAGAGGCCTCTAAGTTTTCTTACCCCTCCATTCAAACTTACCTGGAGAGA
Protein-coding sequences here:
- the LOC103404186 gene encoding uncharacterized protein, with amino-acid sequence MADWGPVVIAVVLFVLLTPGLLFQLPGNSRVVEFNNMQTSGVSILVHTIIYFGLITIFLIAIGVHIYLG